GCGCACGGATTCCGTAAACTTGTCCGAAAAATTCCTGGGAGACGCGCACGAGTATCTGGCCAAAACATTCGGCAAAGAGTATGCCCTGGCAAAAGCCCGCGTCTTTAAGACCAAGGCAAAGGCAGCGCAGGAAGCGCACGAAGCAATCAGGCCCACAGAGGCGGCCGATGACCCGAGCGCGCTCGCGAATGCTCTGGACGGCCAGCAGCGCAAGCTCTATGACCTCATCTGGCGGCGGGCCCTTGCCTCGCAGATGCCCGAAGCGATTTTAGACGCGACGTCCGTGGACGTTGGCGCCAAAACAGATGCGCAGTATACGTTCCGCGCAACAGGGCAGGTCATCACGTTTGACGGATTTCTTAAAATATATCCAGAATCCCAGAGGGAAGACATGCTGCCCGAGCTTGCGGAAAAGGAAAAAATCAACTGCGCGTCCCTGGCCCCGAACCAGCACTTCACCGAACCTCCGGCGCGGTACAGCGATGCGTCTATTGTGAAGGCGCTTGAAGAGTACGGCATTGGCAGGCCATCAACCTACGCCCCGACCATTTCAACCATCATTGACCGCGGGTATGTGGAGCGCATTGAAAACCGCAGGCTGAAGCCGACTGACATCGCCTTCCTGGTGAACGACATCCTGGTTGAGCACTTCCCAAATATCACGGATTACCAGTTCACGGCTCGCATGGAGGATGAGCTTGATGAAATCGCGGAGGGCACGCTTGACTGGGAAAAAGCAATCAGGGAATTTTATGAGCCTTTTAAAAAGAACCTTATGGAAAAAACCGAAACCCTGTCCAAGAAAGACCTCACCGAGGAGAAGACGGATGAGAAGTGCGAAAAGTGCGGCAAGCCCATGATCATTAAAACCGGGCGCTTCGGCCGCTTCCTCGCGTGCACCGGGTACCCGGACTGTAAGAATACCAAGCCCATAAACGGCAATGGCGAGCCCGAAGCCCCGGAAACCACGGATGAGAAATGCGAGAAGTGCGGCGCCCCCATGCAGGTCAAGCACGGCAAGTTCGGCACATTCCTTGGGTGCACCAAATACCCGGACTGCAAGGGAATCAAAAACATAGAAAAAGGCACGGGCGTTGCCTGCCCCGCGTGCGGCAAAGGCGAAATCGTGGAAAAGCGCTCAAAGGCCGGCAGGACGTTTTACGCCTGCAACCAGTACCCAAACTGCAAGACCGCGTTCTTCGCAAAACCAATTAACGAGAAGTGCCCGGACTGCAAAAGCCAGCTCGTGTTCGGCCCCAAGGGAACCTACAAGTGTTCCAGTAAGGAA
This sequence is a window from Parcubacteria group bacterium. Protein-coding genes within it:
- the topA gene encoding type I DNA topoisomerase; the protein is MPDLVIVESPTKAKTISKFLDKGFIVQSSYGHIRDLPKKDMGIDVNNNFEPTYVVEDAEKKKVVEALKKAAKKSKYIYFATDEDREGEAIAWHLAELLKPEPERIKRITFHEITKAAIEESFKHPRAIDLHRVDAQQARRILDRLVGYELSPFLWKKVARGLSAGRVQSVAVRLIVERETEILQFEAQEYWTIDAIFNKSGVDGAAGLDASALDPKQLPQGFFSAKLAAINGQALDKFEIKDTTHAHELESDLKNAAYAITRVEKKETKKNPAPPFTTSTLQQEANRKLNFSAKQTMRVAQMLYEEGHITYMRTDSVNLSEKFLGDAHEYLAKTFGKEYALAKARVFKTKAKAAQEAHEAIRPTEAADDPSALANALDGQQRKLYDLIWRRALASQMPEAILDATSVDVGAKTDAQYTFRATGQVITFDGFLKIYPESQREDMLPELAEKEKINCASLAPNQHFTEPPARYSDASIVKALEEYGIGRPSTYAPTISTIIDRGYVERIENRRLKPTDIAFLVNDILVEHFPNITDYQFTARMEDELDEIAEGTLDWEKAIREFYEPFKKNLMEKTETLSKKDLTEEKTDEKCEKCGKPMIIKTGRFGRFLACTGYPDCKNTKPINGNGEPEAPETTDEKCEKCGAPMQVKHGKFGTFLGCTKYPDCKGIKNIEKGTGVACPACGKGEIVEKRSKAGRTFYACNQYPNCKTAFFAKPINEKCPDCKSQLVFGPKGTYKCSSKECKFTKPAE